In one Bacteroides intestinalis DSM 17393 genomic region, the following are encoded:
- a CDS encoding amidophosphoribosyltransferase — protein sequence MEELKHECGVAMIRLLKPLEYYEQKYGTWMYGLNKLYLLMEKQHNRGQEGAGLACVKLEANPGEEYMFRERALGSGAITEIFGTVQGNFKDLTKEQLHDADYAKKYLPFAGEAYMGHLRYSTTGKSGISYVHPFLRRNNWRAKNLALCGNFNMTNVDEIFARITAIGQHPRKYADTYIMLEQVGHRLDREVERLFNLAEAEGLTGMGVTHYIEDHMDLANVLRTASKEWDGGYVICGLTGSGESFAVRDPWGIRPAFWYQDDEVAVLASERPVIQTAFNVPAGSIKELMPGQALLINKAGKLRTTQINKVREVKPCSFERIYFSRGSDVDIYRERKLLGEKLIPNILKAINKDLDHTVFSFIPNTAEVAFYGMLQGLDDYLNEEKVQQIASLGHSPNLEELEQILSRRIRSEKVAIKDIKLRTFIAEGNSRNDLAAHVYDITYGSLVPGVDNLVIIDDSIVRGTTLKQSIIGILDRLGPKKIVIVSSSPQVRYPDYYGIDMAKMSEFIAFKAAIELLKDRDMKDVIAAAYRKSKDQVGLPKEQMVNYVKDIYAPFTDEEISAKMVELLTPAGTKAKVEIVYQPLEGLHEACPNHRGDWYFSGDYPTPGGVKMLNNAFIDYIEQVYQF from the coding sequence ATGGAAGAACTGAAGCATGAATGTGGCGTTGCCATGATACGCCTGCTGAAACCTCTGGAATACTATGAACAGAAGTACGGCACATGGATGTACGGTTTGAACAAACTCTATCTTCTGATGGAGAAGCAGCACAATCGCGGACAAGAAGGCGCCGGTCTGGCTTGCGTAAAGCTGGAAGCAAATCCCGGTGAGGAGTATATGTTCCGTGAGCGTGCACTCGGTTCGGGCGCCATTACCGAGATATTCGGTACGGTGCAGGGCAACTTTAAGGATCTGACAAAAGAGCAGCTTCATGATGCGGATTACGCTAAAAAATACCTCCCTTTTGCGGGCGAGGCTTACATGGGGCACTTGCGTTATTCCACTACCGGAAAGAGCGGCATTTCATACGTGCACCCTTTCCTGAGGCGTAACAACTGGCGGGCTAAGAATCTCGCTCTTTGTGGCAATTTCAACATGACGAACGTGGATGAGATTTTTGCACGTATCACTGCTATCGGTCAGCATCCGCGGAAGTATGCCGATACGTATATCATGCTGGAACAAGTGGGGCACCGTCTTGACCGTGAAGTGGAGCGCCTTTTCAATCTTGCCGAAGCGGAAGGATTGACAGGCATGGGCGTGACTCACTATATAGAAGATCATATGGACCTGGCAAACGTGCTGCGTACTGCGAGCAAGGAGTGGGACGGAGGCTATGTGATATGCGGACTGACGGGAAGCGGTGAATCGTTTGCCGTGCGCGACCCGTGGGGAATCCGTCCCGCATTCTGGTATCAGGATGATGAAGTGGCAGTACTTGCCAGCGAGCGTCCTGTGATACAGACCGCTTTCAATGTACCGGCAGGCAGTATTAAGGAATTGATGCCCGGACAAGCTTTGCTGATTAACAAGGCGGGCAAGCTGCGCACCACCCAGATCAATAAAGTGCGTGAGGTGAAACCCTGTTCTTTCGAACGTATTTATTTCTCACGAGGCAGTGATGTGGATATTTACAGGGAACGTAAACTATTGGGTGAGAAACTGATACCTAACATCTTGAAAGCCATTAATAAAGACCTTGACCATACCGTGTTTTCCTTCATCCCGAATACAGCGGAAGTTGCTTTCTACGGCATGTTGCAGGGACTGGATGATTATCTGAATGAAGAGAAAGTGCAACAGATCGCTTCCCTGGGACATAGCCCCAATCTGGAGGAGCTGGAACAGATACTTTCCCGCCGTATTCGTAGCGAAAAGGTAGCCATCAAGGATATTAAACTGCGTACGTTTATTGCAGAAGGAAACAGCCGCAATGACTTGGCTGCGCATGTGTATGATATCACCTATGGCAGTCTGGTGCCGGGTGTGGACAATCTTGTCATTATCGATGACTCCATTGTACGCGGAACCACTCTGAAACAGAGTATCATCGGTATTCTCGACCGCCTGGGTCCCAAGAAGATTGTGATTGTTTCTTCGTCCCCGCAGGTGCGTTATCCCGATTATTACGGCATCGACATGGCAAAGATGAGTGAATTCATCGCTTTCAAAGCTGCCATCGAATTACTGAAAGACCGGGATATGAAAGATGTGATTGCCGCTGCCTACCGCAAATCGAAAGACCAAGTAGGGTTGCCGAAGGAGCAAATGGTGAACTATGTGAAGGATATCTATGCACCTTTCACTGACGAGGAAATCTCCGCCAAGATGGTGGAACTGCTGACACCTGCCGGAACAAAGGCGAAGGTGGAAATCGTATACCAACCGTTGGAGGGGCTGCATGAGGCTTGTCCCAATCATCGGGGAGACTGGTATTTCAGCGGTGATTATCCTACGCCGGGCGGGGTGAAGATGCTGAATAATGCTTTCATTGACTATATAGAACAAGTATATCAATTCTGA